The genome window actaATACTCAAGAATAGAAAAAGCAATTAAAGcaacaataaacatttttatgCACTTTAGAAGTAGCAAAGGACAGAATAGGAAAGATATTTGCAGCTAAGCCAGcagaaccttttttaaaaatgtttttgctgTGCTGACAGCACGACTGTAAGAATATTTGATGAGTCAGTGCTGAACTATGTGTCTCTAGGACGAGCATAATCAAGCTCTCTTGTCTGCCATAAGAATCTCCTTATCTATAATTAGTTCTATAATCAAAAGGTATGAATGTCAAAATCCATCAGTGAGGATTAAATATTTATGTGCAATGGAAGTTTATAAACCAATGAAAGTGCTGGCCTTTCCTGAGGGAAtcaatgcacacaaacacactctaaTTTTTCCGATGATGCCTCAGCCACCACAAATCCATTGTTAGTTTTTGAAAGGTTTCTCCAAGCTTGTCATCTTTCTAATGACACAACTAATGGAAACATGTCTGGGCCATTTTATTGTGGTTTCTATGCTGACGCTGCCATCTAGTGGCCAGATGCAGCAATATCTCTGGAGGAAACGGCTATTTCACAAGAAACATTGGTTCCACCTTTATTAAACACACCTTATATTTCTTAGCAGGGGATGACCAAATACCtacagggagaaagagggaagttCTCCATTGTCTGTGAAATGGATCATATCAGGAATGCCCTATTATCATCAGCGTCTGACCCTCATACCCCAAAACACAACTAGTGTCTAAAACTAaattagtttaaatttttttcaagaaGTCATTTTGAAAGAATCTTTATTTAACCTAAAGTTCAAAGAACATCACAGATTGGGAAGCAAGaagtttgtaagagccagaataccaggtTGTCATGATCCAAAATGACCATGTACTGTCCAGCTGATAGTCTACacaccagataatcaagatataTCATGGCTAGAAATATTAACCTCAAAAACCTGAGATTTCCCAGAAGCACTGGTATAACATTGGTTAGTGTTTGGTCACATGGCAAGAACCAATGAAGACTGGAAAACAGAACCATTCATCTTCCACTAAAAATGTATCACTGTTTAGTGTTGATTACATGGTAGCAGCCTAAACTTATAAGGAGACTGAAAAATGCAATCATGTATCTTGACTACATGTGCTCAGACTTAGAAATAAAACTGAGATTTTTAGTGAGAATTATAATAACAGAAGCAGAATTTGGGATTCTTGTGTAGACACTTATACCACACAGGTAAATCTAATACAAAtagcttctttatttttcttagtcTTTGTCTGCAAACTTATTATAATGATGGTATTGCTACATCCCATAAGGGCAGTGGTCCCCACACCCAGAcatttagaaacaaacaaaatctaaaacttgtttcttctctgtgtctctTATCTCCACAGACTCCCAAATATGCCAGGATCAAAGCGTCCTGTGACAGGACATCACTGGGCTCAGTCACAGCGAAGACGCAGAGTAACTGACTGGCCTCACTGCTGAAGGCACCAACCCCCAAATGTTCCCACAGGAGCACCATGCCACCCCAGTGACCTCAGTGAGCATCATTCCTAAGCTGAATCCCAATAACCAGGGTGAAATATAATCAGTCAAGTTAGCAaagatgcttttgttttatttcttttgttttgtttgaggattttatttaaataacataTAGTTACTCTTTTAAATCATATAATATATGCtttaaataatatgtaatatataaaaaatataccCAACATGTGAATAGAGAGCCCGATCAACCAGGCTGAATCTAAACCATTCTATTCTCAAGCCTAGTAAAGTTCGGTGCTTAGAATAATGAAAACTCATAGCAGGTGCACCTGCTTTCTaaagaagaaaggacaggaaTGCTTTTCCATCGTTTCACCATTGATTTCCCATTACCGCCTCCTGACGAGGCACACAGACTCTCACTGTGAGACTTCAGGGCGGGACTTGAGATAAATCTACAACCTAGTTTTCCCTTGTAGTACTACATCGTGCTTCATCAGATTTTAATCTAATCAGTTAAAGATCTTATTAATCAGCACATACTGACATAAGTATGATTTTACAGCATGTCTAATTGgcataatttaaaataagcaTAGATTCTATGTCAAAGACTCACTTTTGAGCATCATTTTCTTTGCAAAAtaaccaatttttattttttgagaatttcatacgtACATCTATGACATTTTGATAAATCTATCCCCTTTCCTGTTTTTAAACTTGTCAATGTTTTCAAGTTGGCAGAAGGTTGGTAAACTTGTCTAAACATTAATCAActattgcttgttttgttttgatgtgggGTCAAAAAAAACTAGTCTGAAAGCAGATTATacaggaaggaaaataaataaattaggaaaCTGTTTAATTAcagttactttcttttttccatatatatagaatttgtatattttttcagttttttcatttttttctttattaattacactttattcactttatatccctcccgtggttccctccctccttccatcccaatccctcccttcctccaccctctgcatgtatgcccctccccaagtccactgataggggaggacttcttttccttccttctgatcctagtcaattaggtctcatcaggagtggctgcctgcattgtcttcttctgtggcctgataacgctgcttccccctcagggagaggtaattaaaaagcaggccaatcagttcatgtcagagacagtccctgttcctattacaatggaacccacttggatactgaactgccatgggctacatctgtgcaggggtctcaggttatctccatgcatagtccttggttggaatagcagtctcaggaaagacccctgtgctcagattttttggttctgttgctctccttgtggagttcctgtcctctccagatcttactgtttcccacttctttcctaagattccctgcactctgcccaaaggttgcccataagtctcagcatctgcattaatagtctgcagggcagagcctttcagaggtcctctgtgtcaagctcctgacatgttccctcttttctccttcttctgatttccatcctctttgcctttctggataggaattgagcattttagcaggtgtccgactggtggatcaatggaatcgaatagaagaccctgacataaattcacaaacttatggacacctgatttttgacaaagacgccaaatccattcaatggaaaaaagacagcatcttcaacaaatggtgctggtctaactggaagtctacatgtagaaaaatgcaaatagatccatacttatcaccctgcacaaaactaaagtccaagtggatcaaagacctcaacataaaaccagacacactaaaccgcttacaGTTACTTTCAAGCCAAGCAAAATGCTCTGCTTGTTGTTTTCAATTTTACATGCAGGAATAGTGAACATACCTACTACAATGCACCATTCACATCTGTTGGCCCTGTATTTACTGGTTTCTACCTTTCTTCCCATAATAAACATATATAAGGGGAGAATCCTGTGCTTTAAAGTAGGAAGCTGTAGCATCCACAGTTACATGATGAATAAAGCTAACAGCTGTATGTAGTGAAACAAAGCCACATGAAAGAATAAAACAGCGTCAGCTATAAATTCTGCAATCTGTTTATCATGCCAAGATGGCGTCCAAGTGGATACGATCATGTTTAGCAGCTTTGACTTGGGTCTGTTCTGTGTTCTTAATGACAACTTAATTCTTTAGGAAAAATTTGGCCTTGGCAACTGTCCTGCCCATGGCTGCCTTCACTTCTTTATTTCGCAGGCTGTAGATGAGTGGGTTGAGCATGGGAATCACCGCTGTGTAGAACACGGATACCACTTTATTGAGGTCCAGAGAAGAAATCGCACTTGGCCGCACATAGATAAAGAAGAGAGTCCCATACAAAATGGAGACTGCTGTGACGTGGGATGAGCAGGTAGAGAAggctttcctcctcccttcagcAGAGCGGATTCTCAAGATGGCAATGAGGATATGACAGTAggagatgatgatggtggtgctGCTGACAACCAGAACAGCTCCCGCCACAATGAAAACCAAGAGTTTATTGATCCGTATGTCGGCACATAtgagggaaaggataggagacATGTCACAGAAGAAATGATTGATAATGTTGGAGCCACAAAAGGGAAGTCTGAAAGCAGCTGTTGTGTGAGTCATGGTGTTGAAGAAACCCACAGCGTAGGGTCCGACCACCAGCTGTATGCAGAGTCTCTGGGACATAGCCACTGAATACAACAGTGGGTTACAGATGGCTAcgtagcggtcataggccatggaTGCCAAGAGAAGGCACTCAATGGCCACAAAGAATCCAAAAAACCATTGTTGCAAGGCACAGCCCAGGAAAGAGATGACTTTTCTATCTGCAAAGAAGCATCTTTGGGGCCACGACTGATGAGAAGCAGATGTCCACAAATGACAGGTGGCTGAGGAAAAAGTACATGGGAGTGTGAAGACGGGAATCTACACGGATGAGAAGGATCATACCCAAATTTCCTGTCATAGTAACCAGGtagaaaagcagaaagagcaagaaCAGGAAGACCTGCAGCTTAGGCTGGTATCTCAAGCCAACGAAAATGAATTCTGTGATCCTTGTGTAGTTATCATCCATCAGGAAGGTTCATCTCTATGGCAAGAACAATGAAGAACTATATGATGGTTATGTCCTAAAACTCAGTAATAAGTGAGAGAAGAAATTACTAGCTAAAGGCGTGAACACTGgatttagaatttaaaaatatattagtaaattaaatatatatattaatctgAAGGGAAACATGAGTTTAAGTGTGATAAAGAGAAAAATAGGGTGTAATTATGAAATGGTTCAACATTACCTGTAAAATCGTCCACTGCCTTTACAGACTAAAGGGAAAAGCATTATTGCTATTTTCATGAAATATTGAAAAGATTTAATaagaagtatattttaaaaaacctttctaaagtggaaaaaaaagtaaTCATTTGCACATGGGAGGTAGCTgagggaaaacaaaataaaacttcatACTTAGTAAATCCTAGGCTCTTAGATTTGATCATAATtgtaaatataattaattaaccTAATAAAGGGAATCTTCCTAAAAATATGTTGCACAGATACTGACATAATTATGCCATATAAGGTTGCATATAACTTATGGACTGAATATGATCATAGAGATCACAGCATTCTAAAacctataaagaaaacaaaatgtacgAATTACAGAGAAGCCTGGGGCTGCAGagaaagctcagtggttaagagtacacatgcacacacacacacacacacacacattaaaattaagataaatatttttttccaatgttaattttttcctttttattgaaaatggattttttttctcacataatataacctgattttttggtttttccaccTTGTAAACCTCCCAGTTCCTCACCACCTACCTCCCATCCAGAtgcactccctttctgtctctgattGGAAAAATAAACTCAGGCTtctaagtgataataataaaataaaatataataagaaaaaacaataactaagacatcaaaataaatcaaaacaactgttAAAAGACAACAACAgcattgggaaagtatcttcgacaaccctttatctgacagagggttaatttccagaatatatgaagaacttaagaagttaaacagcaataaatcaagcaatccaattaaaaaatggggtacggagctaaacagagaattctctgtagaggaatatagaatggcagagaaacacttaaagagatgctcaacgtccttagccatcagagagatgcaaatcaaaatgaccctgagatttcaccttatacccatcaaaatgcctaaaatcaaaaactcaaatgacatcacgtgctggagaggttgtggagaaaggggaaccctcctccattgctggtgggaatgtaaactggtacaaccacttaggaaatcaatctggcactttctcagacaattaggaatagcgtttcctataggacccagctataccactcctagatatatacccaaaagttgctcaagtacacaacaaggacatttgctcaaccatgtttatagcagctttatttgtaatagccaaaaccggagattagtcctctgtcagatatagggttggtgaagatcttttcccaatctgtaggcagtcattttgttctgacgacagtgtcttttgctttacagaagcttttcagtttcatgagggaaaaagtgggcagccttgccttgttcctgatttcagtgggattgatttaagtttctctccatttagttttcatgttggctataggcttgttataTATTATTTCAACTGTGTTTaggatgtgccttgtatccctgatctctccaagactttgaacatgaattgatgctggattttgtcaaatgccttttcagtatctaaggagatgatcctgtggtttttctccttcagtttgtttatatggtctattacattgatgaatttccatatattgtactacccctacatgcctgggataaaACTTACTTTGTCATGttagatgatatattttatgtttttggattcagtctgtgagtattttattatttttgtgtcaatgttcaaaAGAAgggttgttttttaaaataaaaaattacagaaaatataAGTAGGCAAGTGTCACTATTTGGCAAAATGCCATATTAAAAACTTTGAAAACTCAAATCAGATAAAGGGGGATGTGATAGAGGGTGTGCTAAGAAAGTGTTGGTGACAGCCATCAAAATATagtacatacacatatgaaattatcagacaacaaaattaatcaataaaaaagaacagaaagcagtAGACTATCAGtgtgaaaaaatgaaaaacaactgCGTACAAATTTCATTAGGACTAAAAGCTCATATTATAGATATCAGTTGTTAAAACAACCTTCAATAAGTCCAGAAAGTGGCATTTAAGAGCTCTGTGAAGAGAGGCAGGTGGGTGGCTCAGTGGTCGAGAACATGTCAAGAATCCACAGGTTCTGGTCCCGCTCTCAGTGTGGCAAAAGGGTTAAaagcttttaattaaaaatataagctaTGGAGCTCTCAGTGAAGCAAAGAAATCactaaataaatggaaaagataAATGTATGCATACAAATTTTAGTTGTAAAGGTACATTTTCTTCCGGGGGGAGTGGGGAAAAACTCACCCATTGGGAAAGCAAACTTTCTTGGGCTTTTCTCAAGCTGGGTGACAAACACAGGTAAACTCTCTGTGGAGTCAAACAGTGCTTTCTTGTCAGTGACTATATACAGGTAGaaagatatagatatagatgcaGATCTAGATATATAGATCTAGTATATAACACATTACAAATTctataatatacacacacacacacacacacataaaatggaaAGTATGGTATTCTTCCTAGGATAAACAAGAATGTGATGGCAAAATAGAAGAACTGAGATGACCATAGCTGATAGAGGCACACATGACAAAGTAGCATGAATAAATAGAACAAGGGGTAAACGGTACAAAACAGTGTCACTCCAGACGAGCAGAAATGTCAAAGCTCAATAaacatgaatgaaacagaaacaaaatggcaTATGGGTATTCACACACATGAActtgcatatacacacaaacacagacataccaatacacatacccaaacatgcacacttacacagaggcatgcacacaagtattccacaaaattaggCAGTTTCTTATCTATGAACATttcttaaaacatatttaaagaagaaatttattAAATGATGGCTATAGTACAATATTAGAAGTATTTTAAACCATCAGAGGTTTTCTTTCATTATAacaacttaaattttgcctataTAAAATGAAGagatcaaaaagatagacatcaAATCAAGAGGAACTTTCTCTGAGCACAAAGAaccaagaaaatatattttggtgAATAATCAAAAAAGACTCGCCCTTTAATTCAGCTCTACTTT of Meriones unguiculatus strain TT.TT164.6M chromosome 8, Bangor_MerUng_6.1, whole genome shotgun sequence contains these proteins:
- the LOC110541567 gene encoding LOW QUALITY PROTEIN: olfactory receptor 5G9 (The sequence of the model RefSeq protein was modified relative to this genomic sequence to represent the inferred CDS: inserted 2 bases in 1 codon) is translated as MDDNYTRITEFIFVGLRYQPKLQVFLFLLFLLFYLVTMTGNLGMILLIRVDSRLHTPMYFFLSHLSFVDICFSSVVAPKMXFFADRKVISFLGCALQQWFFGFFVAIECLLLASMAYDRYVAICNPLLYSVAMSQRLCIQLVVGPYAVGFFNTMTHTTAAFRLPFCGSNIINHFFCDMSPILSLICADIRINKLLVFIVAGAVLVVSSTTIIISYCHILIAILRIRSAEGRRKAFSTCSSHVTAVSILYGTLFFIYVRPSAISSLDLNKVVSVFYTAVIPMLNPLIYSLRNKEVKAAMGRTVAKAKFFLKN